The DNA segment TATATTTTTAAGTATGGGATACTACGCAGGGTGTGCAGCCGCAGAATCATACCTTGATCGCTTTGGCCGTTTGTTTGATCTTGAGTTTGGTCAAATCCGCATGTGGGGCGCGATTGGTTCTGTATTCTCTGCTGCAAGTACAGGCTATATTTTTAATATTAACCCAATGATCAATTTCGGGTTAAGTTCCGCAGGTGCGCTGATAATTCTTATTATTGTTTTTACGATGAAGATCGAAGTCAATGAAGAGGTAAAAAATCGCATCATTGCTAAAGATAAAGCGACAATATACGATATTATAGCATTATTTAGCACACGCAATTTCTGGACGTTTGTTTTATATGTTTGTGGTGTTGTGTGGATTATTTTTGTCGCAGAACAACAATATCCACGTTTCTTTATCACATTTTATGCCAGTAAAGAAATCGGGCATCAAATGTTTGGTTATCTTGGTGCTGCCAGTCTGGGAGTAGAGTTTCTGTTCATGATGATTGCACCTGGCATTGTCAACCGTCTGGGGCCAAAAACCGGCTTGCTGATTACAGGCTTTGTTGTGGCCGCTAGATTTATTGGTTCTGGTTTGGTTACAAGTGCAATAACAATTGGAATTATCAAATTGTCGTGGGGGATAGAAATGTCATTCCTGTTGGTTTCAATTTTCAAATATCTGGAAATTAACTTTGATAAAAAAGTAAATGGTTCAATGTATTTATTAGGCTATCAAAGCGTTAACTATATCGGAACAGTTATCTTGTCGCCGTTGAGTGGTTACTTGTATGAGCGATTAGGTTTTTCACATACATATTTTATGATGGGATGTACAGTATTGTTTTTCACTATTATATCCGCATTTCTTCTTCAAAATAACAAACGAACAGAACCAGTCATTGCGGAGAATGCGCATGCTTGAGCGTAATATGCTTAGAGAAAATATCATTGATAAATTATACGACGTGCTGGATAGTGTCGTGAACAGAACGATTAACAAAGAGCAAAGTTTTGGTGTTGTACTGACGCTGGATGATGATCCCTACGCTAGCGGTAAGTTTGCTTTGGCCCTGAGTTTTCTGATTGAGCGTTTCCCGGCACGCGCTGACCAGTGGTCTGGAGTATGGCATGAGCTGGTTAAAGCACCCAGTGAAAACTGGGGGAAATATTACTTCTTGCAGGCGCTGTGGAAACTGCACTGTTTGGGGTTGCTGAATACTATTTTTAGCGATCAGCAATTGCAAAGGCTTACTGAAAAACTTCGCTGGCAAGAACTGGTGGATGAGGAATCGTGGAAATTAAACCCACCTTTTCCAACTAATTATTATGGTGTCGCATTTAGCATCGCCCGATTGCGCTTTTTACTTGGTTGGGAGACGCAATTTGCATCACAAAAAATCCTCCAGCAACTTGTCGAACATTATCGTACCTATTCGCAACATGGATGTGTGGATGAAACTGAGGGAAAAGGGCGCTTTGACCGTTATAGCATATTGCTGATTGCGGAAATTTGCCAACGACATATTGATACCGGGTTAGAGATATGCGACTGGCTCAAAGACGCATTGCGACAAGTGTCGACACTGATACTGGCAATGTTGAATGATGAGGGTGTCGGGTTCCTGTGGGGAAGATCAATTGGCGCGTATGGTGATAGTGCATTTAATGAAATTCTGACTATCAGTATGCGACTTGGTTTGTTGGATCGACAAGAATGCGCGGCGGCTAGCAGATTTACGCTTGCCTGTAGCGAACGTTTTTTAAACTTTTGGTATGACTCAAATGAACAGAGTGTGAATCTATGGTTTTATGGGAGACAAACAGACGCGTATCGGGCTGAGCATAGACTGGTTGGTGAAAATATCAGTTTGTCTTGTCAGCATCTTTGTGTGCAGCGAGCCTGGGCTGATGTCTCCTTTGATGCAACGCCTTTCGTGTTACCAGAGCAAACGCTTAAATTTACGCCATTTTGCAATGACAAATATACTAGAGGTCTATTCCATTGGTATGACGGCAAGCGGTTATTTGTTTTACCATTAATTAACGGTGATAAACATTATTTCGCCACATCTCCCTATTTCCCGGTTCCCTTTTCTGCCGGACTGATTACTGGCGTAGCTCAGGGACATGCGCCGCTTTGGGTGCCTGGATTAGTGGACTCTCGTGGCTGTATACTGCGACCATTAGTGTGGTTTGGTGACTGTGGTTACCAGAAGACGAAGAATGGTTGGGAAATTGAAATTAATTATTCCGCACTTAACGTAGTAATGGAAAATGGGGTTCTGCTATCAGAACCGAAAAAGGATTACTCTTGTCAGTGTCGTACCCGTTATTTTATTGAACCCTCGACTTTGACCAGAGTGGATACATTTTCTTTTTTAAAACATAGCGAGATGTATCTCGAACTACAATGTGCCGTCTTTCCAGAAAAAATGCGTATGATACATTCGGCGGATAGTTTACATATAGATTATGAAAGTAATGGTATTCAATCTCTCGAATTAAATGGATTTGAAGACTATTGTGTGGAAAGAACAGCATTGTGTAGTCCTTATGGCGCATTAGGACAACAGATTACAGGAAGGAGAGATGTTTCTGGTGCTAAAGATGTGACTGTCAGTTGGCAAATATGTTATTGCTAAAATTTAACACCACAATAATATCGTGGATGATAATTATCTATATTAGATTATTAGCCGGAGTGCTTTTTATGTCTATGTCAAAAAAATGCCTGTTCACAGGTGCGGTTATTTTTTTCTCTTTTACGCCTTTTGTACATGCAGTTCAGTTTGATGTGCGTGGTGGGTATAATATAGAAAACCACAGTTATGAGTCCCGATTTAAAGTCAGCAATAGCTGGAGCAGTGGTTGGTGGGCCAGTATGGAAACCGATAGCAATAATGGTTCACCTTCATTAGATGATATGACTTCCTCTTATAATGAGATGGAGACTAACTATACCTGGCATATTAATGACCGTTTCGCTCTGGTACCTGGTGGTGTTATTCATTGGAGTAATAGTGGTACGCAGTTACGTCCTTATATTCGACTGAATTACAAAATATCTGAACGCTTTTCAAGTGGTATCCGCTATCGTCTTGATCATCATAATTATGATGTCGTCGATAATACTGGTGATACTATTCACGACAATGAGCACCGTATAGATTTGTTTCTCGGTTATAAAATAAACCAGGACTGGAATTTTATGTGGCAGGGAACGGCATATATGCATCAAGATCCAGATCTGGAATATAATAACGGGAAACGTTGGGCGACAGAAAATGCATTCACTATAAAGTATCGGTGGAATGAATATTTTAGCCCTTATTTCGAATATGATTATCTTGATGAGCAAAGTAACTATAAAGGCGAGAAGGGTAAACCTGACTCGCGTATTCGTGTGGGGGTTACCTTTAATTTATAAATAAAAGCAAGAAATTGCGAAAAATGAAGGATTTTATTTAAATAATGCGATAAATTTTCACCGAAATGGCTAAAGTTTAATTTTTAAAACAGGAATTATATGAATAGTCAGTGCGGTTCTGGAAAATTAGCGACACTATTGGAAGTGCTTGAAATTGGTGAGTCGGCGATCGCTTTTAACAGGATGAAAACTATATCTGCCGATTATTATCACTTCCATGAATGTGCGGAAATTCTGTTTGTAACGCAAGGTGTAGGGATCGCCGTTGTGGAACATAAGCAGTACACCGTTAAGCCTGGTCGGTTATTTGTTTTTCCGCCAGGCCGCGTTCATAAAATTTATGTGGAGCATGATTTACACAATCAATATCATCGTACAACCTTACATTTCAGTAGCGCAATGTTGCTGCCATTTTTTCGTGATTTTCCGCGTCAGCAGATACAATTTCGCCAACTTAGCAGTTATGGTGAAGAGGTGAGGATCTTTGATGTTTCAGAAATACAAAACTTTATTGAAGCGCTATTCTTTCGTTTTGAACAGCTGAGTTCAAAAAATGTACTAACAATTAATGATAGTGCTTTTTTACTTCTGCAACTTATCGGTCTTTTGCCTGAACATGATCAGCAACAGGCTTCGCTTTCGGGGATAAATACATTCTCTGCATCAATTATCCGCTGGATTGAGGATCATTTTAAGGAGAATTGTTCACTGGAGATATTGGCTACGGTATCTGGTTGTTCGGAAGGGCATGCTTCCAGGCGTTTTCGCAAGGAGACCGGAGGAACCATTCAGGAATATGTGGTTATGCGAAGGATTCGCCATGCATGCGAATTGCTGGTGCATACTTCTCTTACGGTCAGAGAGGTGGGTTTAGAATCGGGATTTGCAGAATATGCCTGGTTCATAACCAGCTTCAGACGATTGATGGGAAAAACACCGCTTCAGTACCGCAGATCCTACAGTTTAAGGAGATAATGATAACGGTAACTTGTCCAGCTAATATTGAGCTGGACAAGAATGAATCATTACGCTTTCAGCACGTCCAGCGCAGCAGCATAGTCAGGTTCGTTGGTGATTTCGTTCACCAACTGGCTGAAAATGACGTTGTCGTTTTCATCAATGACCACCACGGCACGCGCCGCCAGACCTTTCAGCGGGCCTTCAGTGATTTCAACGCCGTAGTCTTTCAGGAAGTCAGGATTACGCAGAGTGGAAAGGGTAATGACGTTGCTCAGACCTTCCGCGCCGCAGAAACGAGACTGGGCGAACGGCAGATCCGCAGAAACGCACAGTACGACGGTGTTGTCGATTTCTGTCGCCAGTTGGTTAAACTTACGTACCGATGCCGCACAAACGCCGGTATCAATACTTGGGAAAATATTCAGCACCTTGCGCTTGCCTGCAAACTGAGCCAGTGTGACGTCAGACAGATCTTTTGCCACGAGGGTAAAAGCCTGTGCTTTGCTACCAGCTTGAGGAATGGTGTTGGCGACGGCGACTGGATTGCCCTGGAAATGAACGGTTTGTGACATGGTTATCTTCCTGTTTACATATAGTTAACGTCGTGGCTAGTTTATGCCATCAGCAGTTAACACGGCAAACGCTATTTGTGTTTAATCCACCGCCACGCATCTGCAACGTGAAAAACGGCGAGAAAAGGAGAACCAATGAGATCTGTTAAGGTGTATGAGGAGGCCTGGCCGCTGCACACGCCCTTTGTGATTGCCCGGGGAAGTCGTACCGAAGCGCATGTTGTGGTCGTGGAGCTGGAGGAAGAGGGCGTAAAAGGCGTAGGGGAATGTACGCCTTATCCACGTTATGGCGAAAGCGATGCCTCGGTGCTGGCGCAGATCATGAGTATCGCGCCGCAACTGGAACAGGGGCTGACCCGCGAAGCACTACAAAAATTGCTGCCTGCCGGCGCGGCCAGAAATGCGGTCGATTGCGCGCTGTGGGATCTGAGCGCTCGCCAGCAGCAGCAAACGCTGGCGGAGTTTGTGGCCGTTGAATTGCCCGCTACGCTGACAACAGCACAGACTGTCGTGATCGGTACGCCTGAACAGATGGCGGCCAGCGCGGCGGCACTGTGGGAAAAAGGGGCGAAACTGCTCAAAATTAAGCTGGACGATCGCCTGATCAGCGAACGAATGGTCGCGATTCGCTCAGTCGTGCCTGATGCGACGCTAATTGTGGATGCAAACGAGTCCTGGCGTACAGAGGGGCTGGCGGCGCGATGCCAGCTGCTGGCGGATTTAGGCGTCGCGATGCTGGAACAACCGTTACCTGCGCAGGATGACGCCGCGCTGGAAAATTTTGTTCATCCGCTCCCTATTTGCGCGGATGAAAGTTGCCATACCCGCAGTAGCCTGAAAGCGTTACAGGGGCGCTACGATATGGTCAATATCAAACTGGATAAAACCGGTGGTCTGACGGAAGCGCTGGCGCTGGCCGCCGAAGCCAGAGAACAGGGTTTTGGGCTGATGCTGGGATGTATGCTGTGTACCTCCAGGGCCATCAGCGCAGCGTTGCCGCTGGCCCCACAGGTGCGTTTTGCTGACCTCGATGGCCCCACCTGGCTGGCGGTGGATGTCGAGCCCGCTTTACGGTTTACGACCGGGCAACTTCATCTTTAGGGTGCCAGCGCAGCAGAGTAGACATCGCCATCAGATACTTTTCGCTGGCCTCATCGGATGAGATCGGCGGGAACTCTGCGGTAATACAGTGCAGATTGAGGTCGGCGCACCAGCTTCCAAACGAACCGGGCGTTTCGTAACCTACGCTGGAGACCAGCGGCAGTTCGAATGCCCGGGCCAGCCATTCGCCTAACTCGCTATGTCTGGGATCTTCAATACAGGCTAGAGGATCGTGAAAGGAGACCACCCAGGCAGGATGCACCCGGTGTATCAGTTGACACAGCGCCTGGGTTTCGGGTTCAGACCCCGGATGTTCGCCGGTAAGCAGCACCACATCGCGCTCCTCGGCGCTGCTGTTCCAGCGATAAACCGTCTCACCCGCTTTCCAGTTCGCCGCCGGAAAATTACGGTTCAAATCGACGCCATTGGCATTGGCGCGCAGACCAAGCTGGCAACCGTCCGGGTTCACCGCCAGCACCACATGATGACGGCGGAGTGAAGGATTCAGCGTACGCAGCGCACACGAGAGCGTAACCACCGACGCGTTCTCATCGCCGTGCGTTCCGGCCAGAATCAGGCCGCTTTCGCGATCGGCAGCCGGAGCCGGAAACCAGATCAACGGCGCTCCCAGCAATGAACGCCCATAATGTTCGGTTCCTGGCGGAAATGCGCCGCGCTCGGCACGAGGACGGGTAACGGTCATAAGTGTCTCTGAATGCTGTTGTTATTACTCGCAGTGTTGTGCAAATTGTCCAGATAATCAAATCGTTTTCACGCGTTGCGCGCGCTATGCAATATCCTCTATCTGGCTTCCTGGAAGCGGATGCGTATATCGGGTTAATATCAACTTTCTGTAGGAAGACGTTTGCATTTCCTTCATGCGAAACAAATAATTACGCAGTCATCTAACTTCATCATTTAAGGGCATCTTATGAAGCACTCTGTTTCAGTTACCTGTTGTGCGCTGTTGATTAGCAGCGTCTCCCTGACACACGCTGCGGATGTTCCCGGCGGAACGGTACTGGCAGAGAAGCAAGAACTGGTCCGCCATATTAAAGATGAACCGGCGTCGTTAGATCCGGCAAAAGCAGTTGGGCTGCCGGAGATTCAGGTCATTCGCGATTTGTTTGAAGGTCTGGTGAATCAGAACGAGAAAGGGGAAATCATTCCTGGCGTCGCTACGCGCTGGAAGACCAATGATAACCGGATCTGGACGTTTACCCTGCGCAATAACGCAAAGTGGTCGGACGGCACTCCGGTGACCGCGCAGGATTTTGTCTACAGCTGGCAACGTCTGGTTGATCCGAAAACCCTGTCACCGTTTGCCTGGTTTGCCGCCCTTGCTGGCATTAATAACGCCCAGGCGATTATTGATGGTAAAGCGTCGCCGGATACGCTTGGGGTTAGCGCCGTGGACGCCCGCACGCTAAAAATACAGCTGGATAAACCGCTGCCGTGGTTTGTTAACCTGACTGCCAACTTTGCTTTTTACCCGGTACAGAAAGCCAATGTAGAAAGCGGTAAAGACTGGACGAAGCCCGGAAACCTGATCGGCAATGGCGCCTATGTGTTGAATGATCGCGTGGTCAACGAAAAACTGGTGGTGGTGCCCAATACCCACTACTGGGACAATGCGAAGACGGTGCTGCAAAAAGTGACTTTCCTGCCAATTAATCAGGAGTCGTCAGCGACTAAACGTTATCTGGCTGGTGATATTGATATCACCGAATCTTTCCCGAAAAATCTGTATCAGAAGTTGCTGAAGGATATACCGGGGCAGGTTTACACACCGCCGCAGTTGGGCACCTATTATTATGCGTTTAACACCCAAAAAGGCCCGACGGCGGATTCCCGCGTTCGTCTGGCGCTGAGCATGACGATTGATCGCCGCATCATGGCGGAAAAAGTATTAGGAACCGGGGAGAAACCGGCCTGGCGCTTCACCCCGGACGTGACGGCAGGCTTTACTCCCGATCCTTCGCCATTTGAACAAATGAGCCAGGAAGAACTCAATGCTCAGGCGAAAACGTTATTGCTTGCGGCTGGCTATGGCCCGCAGAAACCGCTCAAGTTGACGCTGTTATATAACACATCTGAAAATCATCAGAAAATCGCGATTGCGGTCGCCTCGATGTGGAAAAAGAATCTGGGCGTAGAGGTGAAGCTGCAAAACCAGGAATGGAAAACCTATATCGACAGCCGCAACACCGGTAATTTTGATGTTATCCGCGCCTCCTGGGTGGGGGACTACAATGAGCCGTCTACTTTCCTGTCATTGTTAACCTCGACCCATACGGGCAATATCTCGCGCTTCAATAACCCGGCCTACGATAAAATCATGACGCAGGCGACAGTAGAAAATACGGCGAAGGCGCGCAATGCGGACTATAACGCGGCAGAGAAAATCCTGATGGAACAGGCGCCGATTGCGCCGATTTACCAGTACACCAACGGACGTTTGATCA comes from the Citrobacter koseri ATCC BAA-895 genome and includes:
- a CDS encoding AraC family transcriptional regulator, with amino-acid sequence MNSQCGSGKLATLLEVLEIGESAIAFNRMKTISADYYHFHECAEILFVTQGVGIAVVEHKQYTVKPGRLFVFPPGRVHKIYVEHDLHNQYHRTTLHFSSAMLLPFFRDFPRQQIQFRQLSSYGEEVRIFDVSEIQNFIEALFFRFEQLSSKNVLTINDSAFLLLQLIGLLPEHDQQQASLSGINTFSASIIRWIEDHFKENCSLEILATVSGCSEGHASRRFRKETGGTIQEYVVMRRIRHACELLVHTSLTVREVGLESGFAEYAWFITSFRRLMGKTPLQYRRSYSLRR
- a CDS encoding peptide ABC transporter substrate-binding protein; amino-acid sequence: MKHSVSVTCCALLISSVSLTHAADVPGGTVLAEKQELVRHIKDEPASLDPAKAVGLPEIQVIRDLFEGLVNQNEKGEIIPGVATRWKTNDNRIWTFTLRNNAKWSDGTPVTAQDFVYSWQRLVDPKTLSPFAWFAALAGINNAQAIIDGKASPDTLGVSAVDARTLKIQLDKPLPWFVNLTANFAFYPVQKANVESGKDWTKPGNLIGNGAYVLNDRVVNEKLVVVPNTHYWDNAKTVLQKVTFLPINQESSATKRYLAGDIDITESFPKNLYQKLLKDIPGQVYTPPQLGTYYYAFNTQKGPTADSRVRLALSMTIDRRIMAEKVLGTGEKPAWRFTPDVTAGFTPDPSPFEQMSQEELNAQAKTLLLAAGYGPQKPLKLTLLYNTSENHQKIAIAVASMWKKNLGVEVKLQNQEWKTYIDSRNTGNFDVIRASWVGDYNEPSTFLSLLTSTHTGNISRFNNPAYDKIMTQATVENTAKARNADYNAAEKILMEQAPIAPIYQYTNGRLIKPWLKGYPINNPEDVAYSRTMYIVKHDK
- a CDS encoding oligosaccharide MFS transporter encodes the protein MNKNDSAEKNRRKIYITLSLFILVYFFSWKATLDTYSFWLSEKIGLDGVAIGIVFAANGFCAVLIKPVYGFLIDRLGLRKDLLFFISLISITVFPFFFYIYKPLLQSALYAGIALGGIFLSMGYYAGCAAAESYLDRFGRLFDLEFGQIRMWGAIGSVFSAASTGYIFNINPMINFGLSSAGALIILIIVFTMKIEVNEEVKNRIIAKDKATIYDIIALFSTRNFWTFVLYVCGVVWIIFVAEQQYPRFFITFYASKEIGHQMFGYLGAASLGVEFLFMMIAPGIVNRLGPKTGLLITGFVVAARFIGSGLVTSAITIGIIKLSWGIEMSFLLVSIFKYLEINFDKKVNGSMYLLGYQSVNYIGTVILSPLSGYLYERLGFSHTYFMMGCTVLFFTIISAFLLQNNKRTEPVIAENAHA
- the ycjG gene encoding L-Ala-D/L-Glu epimerase, with the translated sequence MRSVKVYEEAWPLHTPFVIARGSRTEAHVVVVELEEEGVKGVGECTPYPRYGESDASVLAQIMSIAPQLEQGLTREALQKLLPAGAARNAVDCALWDLSARQQQQTLAEFVAVELPATLTTAQTVVIGTPEQMAASAAALWEKGAKLLKIKLDDRLISERMVAIRSVVPDATLIVDANESWRTEGLAARCQLLADLGVAMLEQPLPAQDDAALENFVHPLPICADESCHTRSSLKALQGRYDMVNIKLDKTGGLTEALALAAEAREQGFGLMLGCMLCTSRAISAALPLAPQVRFADLDGPTWLAVDVEPALRFTTGQLHL
- the mpaA gene encoding murein tripeptide amidase MpaA; translated protein: MTVTRPRAERGAFPPGTEHYGRSLLGAPLIWFPAPAADRESGLILAGTHGDENASVVTLSCALRTLNPSLRRHHVVLAVNPDGCQLGLRANANGVDLNRNFPAANWKAGETVYRWNSSAEERDVVLLTGEHPGSEPETQALCQLIHRVHPAWVVSFHDPLACIEDPRHSELGEWLARAFELPLVSSVGYETPGSFGSWCADLNLHCITAEFPPISSDEASEKYLMAMSTLLRWHPKDEVARS
- the tpx gene encoding thiol peroxidase, which codes for MSQTVHFQGNPVAVANTIPQAGSKAQAFTLVAKDLSDVTLAQFAGKRKVLNIFPSIDTGVCAASVRKFNQLATEIDNTVVLCVSADLPFAQSRFCGAEGLSNVITLSTLRNPDFLKDYGVEITEGPLKGLAARAVVVIDENDNVIFSQLVNEITNEPDYAAALDVLKA
- a CDS encoding oligogalacturonate-specific porin KdgM family protein, with protein sequence MSMSKKCLFTGAVIFFSFTPFVHAVQFDVRGGYNIENHSYESRFKVSNSWSSGWWASMETDSNNGSPSLDDMTSSYNEMETNYTWHINDRFALVPGGVIHWSNSGTQLRPYIRLNYKISERFSSGIRYRLDHHNYDVVDNTGDTIHDNEHRIDLFLGYKINQDWNFMWQGTAYMHQDPDLEYNNGKRWATENAFTIKYRWNEYFSPYFEYDYLDEQSNYKGEKGKPDSRIRVGVTFNL